The Quercus robur chromosome 7, dhQueRobu3.1, whole genome shotgun sequence genome has a segment encoding these proteins:
- the LOC126692179 gene encoding vacuolar protein sorting-associated protein 55 homolog, whose product MFSSSILLQILACAIYSNWWPMLSALMYVLVPMPCLFFGGGSTQFLTSRDGGGWIDAAKFMTGASAVGSIAIPIILRHAHMIETGAMLIEFTSFFIFACTVMCFHRASLEEDW is encoded by the exons ATGTTTTCATCTAGCATCTTGTTACAGATTCTG GCTTGTGCAATATACAGCAATTGGTGGCCCATGTTATCAG CTCTTATGTATGTGCTGGTGCCTATGCCTTGCTTATTCTTTGGAGGTGGTTCCACTCAGTTTCTGACTAGCCGGGATGGTGGGGG TTGGATAGATGCTGCCAAATTTATGACTGGAGCATCAGCTGTGGGGAGCATTGCGATTCCTATTATCCTTAGACATGCTCATATGATTGAGACAGGAGCTATGCTTATCGAGTTCACATCCTTCTTCATTTTTGCTTGCACTGTCATGTGTTTCCACCGAGCTAGTCTTGAAGAAGACTGGTGA
- the LOC126692180 gene encoding WD repeat-containing protein LWD1-like: MQSPTEKKQGVYTYQSQWPVYSLAWSVRSDKNARLAIGSFLEDYSNKVELVQFSHDTFDFSTDNRLVFDHPYSPTNLMFFPSEDTTNPDIIATSGDYLRLWEIHEDRIELKALLNGNKTSEFNSAITSFDWAECDTGHIATSSVDTTCTIWDVETETVDSQLVAHDKEVYDISWGGFNVFASISGDGSVRVFDLRDKERSTIIYENPIRDSPLLRLEWNKADPRFIATVGMDSNRVVILDIRFPTSPLMELNKHKGSVNAISWAPRIGRQLCSAGDDSRALIWDVVGLGFRSEINGDLEPEMWYGSTAEINQARWSPLEMDWIAIAFLNKLQLLKV, translated from the coding sequence ATGCAAAGCCCAACAGAGAAAAAACAAGGCGTGTACACTTATCAGAGTCAATGGCCAGTTTATTCACTAGCTTGGTCAGTCCGTAGTGACAAGAATGCTCGTCTTGCTATAGGGAGTTTCCTTGAAGATTATAGCAACAAGGTTGAGCTTGTTCAATTCAGCCATGACACATTTGATTTCTCCACAGACAATCGCCTAGTCTTTGATCATCCATATTCACCCACAAACCTAATGTTCTTTCCCTCCGAAGACACCACAAATCCTGACATTATAGCCACTTCTGGGGACTATCTACGATTGTGGGAAATCCATGAGGATAGAATTGAGCTCAAGGCACTCCTCAATGGCAACAAGACTAGTGAATTCAACTCTGCCATTACTTCTTTTGATTGGGCAGAATGTGACACGGGGCACATCGCCACGTCTAGTGTGGACACAACTTGTACCATTTGGGATGTAGAGACTGAAACTGTGGACTCACAATTAGTAGCACATGACAAAGAAGTGTATGACATTTCATGGGGTGGGTTCAATGTGTTTGCTTCAATCTCTGGGGATGGTTCTGTTAGGGTTTTTGATCTAAGAGACAAAGAAAGATCAACAATAATATATGAAAACCCTATTAGAGATAGCCCATTGTTGAGGCTAGAATGGAACAAGGCTGACCCAAGATTTATAGCCACAGTTGGAATGGATAGCAATAGAGTTGTAATATTGGACATTAGGTTTCCAACATCACCTTTGATGGAGCTGAATAAGCATAAGGGTAGTGTCAATGCTATATCATGGGCTCCGCGCATCGGACGACAGTTGTGCTCTGCCGGGGATGATTCAAGGGCTCTGATTTGGGACGTGGTGGGACTGGGTTTTCGATCAGAAATTAACGGTGATTTGGAGCCTGAAATGTGGTATGGATCAACGGCTGAGATCAATCAAGCACGTTGGTCGCCCTTGGAGATGGATTGGATTGCTATTGCCTTCTTAAATAAGCTACAGCTCTTGAAGGTTTAG